The Lycium barbarum isolate Lr01 chromosome 10, ASM1917538v2, whole genome shotgun sequence genome includes a region encoding these proteins:
- the LOC132612912 gene encoding uncharacterized protein LOC132612912, protein MAERFEAFNTGMGLVQEQNDSKGKVVRKNIVANLGNTLSLLPNATSTSSNVSLAISPHLDPTYTIPQMPSTYTPDQVAIIPNPQFSITTTQFEKSKKNELAMSPYRRPGKEIKSFFHEDLGKELHNLRKVINEELCSRNFQILKYEDLCVHPNVELPSGYKIPKFNTFNGKGDPVAHLKDYCSRLIGIGHIEAVRMRLFIQSLSGSTLYWYTKQDFSKWLTWEDMARGFIKQFEFNNGGDPHIADLLRIKKTPHESFQEYAIRWRLEASKIHPPLSERELISTFIQIQEDLYYDKLLGACAHNFSDLIRIGRELENAIQEGRITDSSATQAVHQTFQAKILGNLQSEMKENEFASTTMHQAQCHKSHQTFQSYATMQCPRQQNSQQGHQQRFHQAQSTSQHQKKMKSFCFTPLNEPLANIFERLSAKGILQPKEGFIPKHPPPNFDLSKSCDYHSNIQGHDIEECPALRFKIQRMIESGKIKL, encoded by the coding sequence ATGGCAGAGAGATTTGAAGCTTTCAACACCGGTATGGGTTTGGTGCAAGAACAGAACGATAGCAAGGGAAAGGTGGTTCGAAAAAATATTGTAGCCAATCTGGGAAATACCTTAAGCCTTCTTCCTAACGCAACCTCAACTTCCAGCAACGTTTCCTTAGCCATTTCGCCTCACTTAGATCCTACCTATACCATTCCACAAATGCCTTCAACCTACACTCCCGATCAAGTAGCGATAATTCCTAATCCTCAATTTTCCATAACCACCACTCAATTCGAGAAAAGTAAGAAAAACGAACTGGCAATGTCCCCATATAGGAGGCCTGGAAAGGAAATCAAGTCGTTTTTCCATGAAGATTTGGGAAAAGAACTCCACAATTTGAGGAAAGTCATTAATGAAGAGTTATGTTCGagaaatttccagattttgaagTATGAAGATTTATGTGTGCATCCAAACGTTGAGCTTCCGTCAGGGTACAAAATACCTAAGTTTAACACTTTCAATGGGAAGGGAGATCCCGTTGCTCATTTAAAGGACTATTGCAGCAGATTAATTGGTATTGGACATATTGAAGCCGTACGAATGAGATTGTTCATTCAAAGTTTATCAGGATCAACACTCTATTGGTACACTAAACAAGATTTTAGCAAATGGCTTACGTGGGAAGATATGGCCCGCGGATTTATAAAGCAATTCGAGTTTAACAATGGAGGCGATCCGCACATAGCCGATCTGCTTAGAATAAAGAAAACGCCACATGAGTCTTTCCAAGAATATGCCATACGATGGAGGttagaagcttcaaaaatacatccTCCATTATCCGAGAGGGAATTGATCTCAACCTTCATCCAGATTCAGGAAGACTTATATTATGATAAGTTGCTCGGAGCTTGTGCACACAACTTCTCTGATTTGATTAGGATTGGTAGAGAACTAGAAAATGCCATTCAAGAAGGAAGAATTACAGATAGCTCAGCAACACAAGCCGTTCACCAAACCTTCCAAGCGAAGATACTAGGAAATCTGCAAAGTGAAATGAAGGAAAACGAATTTGCTTCCACGACTATGCATCAAGCGCAATGCCATAAAAGTCACCAAACTTTTCAATCTTATGCCACCATGCAATGTCCTCGTCAGCAAAACTCCCAGCAAGGCCACCAACAACGGTTTCACCAAGCACAATCAACCTCTCAACATCAAAAGAAGATGAAATCTTTTTGCTTCACTCCTCTAAATGAACCACTGGCAAATATATTTGAGAGGTTGAGTGCTAAGGGTATTCTACAACCAAAGGAGGGATTTATACCTAAGCATCCACCTCCAAACTTTGATTTATCTAAGAGTTGTGATTATCACTCAAACATTCAAGgacatgacattgaagaatgtccaGCGCTAAGATTTAAGATTCAAAGAATGATTGAAAGTGGCAAGATAAAGCTATAG